CCCCTACTCCTCCTCCGCCTCCTCAGGCTCCAGCGTCGCCTTGACGGTGTCGAGCACCCGCCGGGCGAGGTCGGAATCCGGGTCCTCGCGGGTCAGCGCGTCCTCCAGCATGGCGAGGAAGCCGCCGAGCTGGTGGCGGTAATGGTCGGAATCGATCCCCCGCAGGATGCCGGCGACGAAGCGCACCGCCATCTGCAACGCCACCTGCTTGGCGGCGACGTCGGATTGCGCCTCGGAGAGCCGGGCGATCATCTCGCCATGGCGGGCCGAGAGCGTCGTCAGGCCGTTGATCTTGTCGTCCGGGCTCATCGCAGGCTCTCCCGAGAACAGGAAGGGGGCCCTTCCCGTCGGAAAGGCCCCCGTCGTCGTGGCGGTGCCCGGGGAGCCTGTCACGGGCTCCCGGGTGTTCAAAAGCTCTCCCTCCGGCTGTCATCCGAGGGGAGAGGACCAATCCTTACGCCGCGAGTTGGCGCAGGACGTAAGGCAGGATGCCGCCGTTGCGGAAGTACTCGAGCTCGTCGAGCGTATCGATGCGGCAGGTCAGCGGGACCTCCTTCACCGAGCCGTCGGCCGAGGTGATCTTGGCGGTGAGCGTCTGGCGCGGCTTCAGCTCGCCGGCCAGGCCCTCGATCGTCACGGTCTCGTCGCCCTTGAGGCCGAGCGAAGCCCAGGAGGTGTCGCCCTGGAACACCAGCGGCACCACGCCCATGCCGACGAGGTTCGAGCGGTGGATGCGCTCGAAGCTCTCGGCGATCACGGCGCGGACGCCGAGCAGCTTGGTGCCCTTCGCCGCCCAGTCGCGCGAGGAGCCGGTGCCGTATTCCTTGCCGGCGAACACCACCAGCGGGGTGCCCTCCTGCTCGTAGCGCATCGCGGCGTCGTAGATGAACATCCGCTCGCCCGACGGCTGGTACAGGGTGTAGCCGCCCTCGACCACGGTGCCGGACTCGTCGCGCACCATCTGGTTCTTGATGCGGATGTTGGCGAAGGTGCCCCGCATCATGACTTCGTGGTTGCCGCGGCGGGTGCCGTACTGGTTGAAGTCCTGCACCCGGACCTGATGCTCCTGCAGGTAGTGACCCGCCGGAGACGCCGCCCGGATGTTGCCGGCCGGCGAGATGTGGTCGGTGGTGATCGAGTCGAGGAACAGGCCGAGGATGCGGGCATTGACCACGTCCTCCACGGGCTTGGGGGTCTTCTCCATGCCGACGAAGTAGGGTGGGTTCTGGACGTAGGTCGAGCCGCCGTTCCACGCGAAGGTCTCGGCCTCGGTGACCTCGACATTCTTCCAGTTCTGGTCACCGCCGAACACGTCGGCGTAGCGCGACTTGAACAGGGTCGAGGTGATGTTGGCCTCGATGAACTCCTGGACCTCGGCCGTCGAGGGCCAGATGTCCTTCAGGTAGACCGGCTTGCCGTCCGAGCCGGTGCCGAGGGGCTCGGTCGTGATGTCGATCTGCATCGAGCCGGCGAGCGCGTAGGCGACGACGAGCGGCGGCGAGGCGAGGTAGTTCGCCCGCACGTCGGGGTTCACCCGGCCCTCGAAGTTGCGGTTGCCCGAGAGCACCGCGGCGGCCACGACGTCGTTGTCGTTGATCGACTTCGAGATCGCCGCCGGCAGCGGGCCCGAATTGCCGATGCAGGTGGTGCAGCCGAAGCCGACGAGGTTGAAGCCGAGCGCGTCGAGGCTCGATTGCAGGCCGGCCTTCTCCAGGTACTCGGCGACGACCTGCGAGCCGGGGGCGAGCGAGGTCTTCACCCACGGCTTGGAGCGCAGGCCCTTGGCCACCGCGTTGCGGGCGAGGAGCCCCGCACCGATCATCACGCTCGGGTTCGAGGTGTTGGTGCAGGAGGTGATCGCGGCGATCACCACGTCGCCATGGCCGATGTCGAAGTTCGCGCCCTCGACCGGATAGCGCTTGGCGATGTCGGACGCCTTCTTGAACTCGGTCTCCATCGACTGGGCGAAGCCGGGCTTGGCGCCGTCGAGCAGCACCCGGTCCTGGGGACGCTTCGGGCCGGCGAGCGAGGGCTTCACGTCGCCCATGTCGAGGGCGAGCGTGTCGGTGAAGACCGGGTCCGGGGTGGTCGCGTCGCGCCACATCCCTTGCGCCTTGGCATAGGCCTCGACCAGCGCGATACGGTCGTCGGCGCGGCCGGTGACCTTCAGGAAGTCGATGGTCTTCTGGTCGACCGGGAAGAAGCCGCAGGTCGCGCCGTATTCCGGCGCCATGTTGGAGATCGTGGCGCGGTCGGCGACCGACATGTCGTCGAGGCCGGGGCCGTAGAACTCCACGAACTTGCCGACCACGCCCTTCTTGCGCAGCATCTGGGTGACGGTGAGCACGAGGTCGGTGGCGGTGGTACCCTCGGGCAGCTTGCCCGACAGCTTGAAGCCGACGACTTCGGGGATCAGCATCGACAGCGGCTGGCCGAGCATCGCGGCCTCGGCCTCGATGCCGCCGACGCCCCAGCCCAGCACCGCGAGGCCGTTGACCATCGTGGTGTGCGAATCGGTGCCGACGAGCGAATCCGGGTAGGCGACCTCATGGCCCTCGAAGGGCTTGGTCCACACCGTCTGCGACAGGTATTCGAGGTTGACCTGGTGGCAGATGCCGGTGCCCGGGGGCACGACCGAGAAGTTGTCGAAGGCCGACTGGCCCCACTTCAGGAAGGTGTAGCGCTCGCCGTTGCGCTCGTATTCGAGCGCGACGTTGTCGGCCAGCGCCTTCGGGGTGCCGAACTCGTCGACGATGACCGAGTGGTCGATGACGAGATCGACCGGGACGAGCGGGTTGATCTTCTGCGGGTCGCCGCCGAGCGCCACCATGGCGTCGCGCATCGCCGCCAGATCGACCACCGCCGGCACGCCGGTGAAGTCCTGCATCAGCACGCGAGCGGGGCGGAAGGCGATCTCGACCTCGGTCTTGCCGCGGTTCTCGAGCCAGCCGACCACGGCCTCGATGTCGGCCTTCTTGACCGAGCGGTCGTCCTCGTAGCGCAGCAGGTTCTCGAGCAGCACCTTCATCGAGAAGGGCAGGCGGCTCGCATCCGGCAGGCCGTTCTTCTCGGCCTGGGGGATCGCGTAG
This sequence is a window from Methylobacterium sp. SyP6R. Protein-coding genes within it:
- the acnA gene encoding aconitate hydratase AcnA, with protein sequence MASIDSFKARQTLQAGQKTYTIYAIPQAEKNGLPDASRLPFSMKVLLENLLRYEDDRSVKKADIEAVVGWLENRGKTEVEIAFRPARVLMQDFTGVPAVVDLAAMRDAMVALGGDPQKINPLVPVDLVIDHSVIVDEFGTPKALADNVALEYERNGERYTFLKWGQSAFDNFSVVPPGTGICHQVNLEYLSQTVWTKPFEGHEVAYPDSLVGTDSHTTMVNGLAVLGWGVGGIEAEAAMLGQPLSMLIPEVVGFKLSGKLPEGTTATDLVLTVTQMLRKKGVVGKFVEFYGPGLDDMSVADRATISNMAPEYGATCGFFPVDQKTIDFLKVTGRADDRIALVEAYAKAQGMWRDATTPDPVFTDTLALDMGDVKPSLAGPKRPQDRVLLDGAKPGFAQSMETEFKKASDIAKRYPVEGANFDIGHGDVVIAAITSCTNTSNPSVMIGAGLLARNAVAKGLRSKPWVKTSLAPGSQVVAEYLEKAGLQSSLDALGFNLVGFGCTTCIGNSGPLPAAISKSINDNDVVAAAVLSGNRNFEGRVNPDVRANYLASPPLVVAYALAGSMQIDITTEPLGTGSDGKPVYLKDIWPSTAEVQEFIEANITSTLFKSRYADVFGGDQNWKNVEVTEAETFAWNGGSTYVQNPPYFVGMEKTPKPVEDVVNARILGLFLDSITTDHISPAGNIRAASPAGHYLQEHQVRVQDFNQYGTRRGNHEVMMRGTFANIRIKNQMVRDESGTVVEGGYTLYQPSGERMFIYDAAMRYEQEGTPLVVFAGKEYGTGSSRDWAAKGTKLLGVRAVIAESFERIHRSNLVGMGVVPLVFQGDTSWASLGLKGDETVTIEGLAGELKPRQTLTAKITSADGSVKEVPLTCRIDTLDELEYFRNGGILPYVLRQLAA